CTCACTTCATTCTTTATTTATATATATCACACTTTATCAAAAAAATTTGTTTAAATGTGACATTTCTTTGTTCAAACCTTGCAAGTacatttattaaaaaataataatttaagagGCCTGAATAAGGAGATTGTTGAAGAGAATAAATTATTATATCCTAAATAGATGGGATtcaataatttatattatttatagaGAGAATTTTAGGTGATTGTTGGAGTTCTCTAAGGAGACTAGTAAGTATATCATATTGACTTATAAATCCGAAACAACTTATCGTGACTGTTTGTcaacccaacttataagttgaatttacaacttataagctgataagttaaATGTCAGTAACGACGCACTTTTTTttaacttactttgattttttacttttttattatgtataattttaaaatatatatttttaaatattttgctaatttaaaattgaggaattaagataaatttatttaaaatttgtttattttagttcatttaaggttttttttatttataaataaaattatccaaacacttatataattTATAAGTATTTATCCACTTTTCACTTATAAatcacttatttattttaaattataacttatttattttaaaattttataaacgGAGGATTGATTGGTGAATCTAATCAACAACCCCTTAACTTTATCCTAATTTCCCAGTTTTACCCATTTAAATACGTACTAAACTAATTTTACACACGCAATTCTAGTTTTGTTATGTACTCCCTTCCCCATCACGGAAAATACTCAAATTAAATTCCTTATTAAATTCACACACACTTTCGCACACACAACAAACACACACATCTCTCTCTCCAGTTTTGGCACTGTTTCTCTCCTCTCTACACCCCACCCCACCCCACCCCACCCCACCCCAATTCATTTTTAAAATCCGGTGAGGTAGCTGAGTTGACTCAGCAACCAACCCCATGACTAGTAGTGAGTCGGAGCGGGACGAGTTGTTCTTGCGTAAGTACAACGCCAACGATCGCCGGATCGCATCGGAGTTTTTGTCGGATTGGTTGCCTTTTCTAACTAGCGGTCTTTGCGACTCGTGTAATGTCAATTTAACTCAGCGAGTTCGATCTCTCCGCCCTGGTAATTTCATTTTATTCTTTTTTATATATTCACactctcttttttttttaaatgatcttttatttttataaagtaAATAAATTGTTTAGGTTGCGATTATATACTGAATTGTCTAGGGTTTTTGTAGTGATGACTAGTATCGGTGGTGAATTTTGTTGTTTGGATTGTTTATGTTTCGTGTTGGTTGATTTGTTGTTTGTTGTGGTTGGGTGATTTGATAGCTGATGAGAATGACAAGAATTCTGTTGGGAGTTGGAAGGATGGTGTTAATGATGCTACTGATACGAATTCGTTAGGGAGTTGGAAGGACGGTGAGAATGGGTGTGTCGAGCCTGCTGTGGACTCGGGTGCAAATGGGTGTTCAGTTAGTGACAGTATTGGCGTGTCTGCTCCTGCTGCGAGTGGAGGAGGCCGTTTGTCGTGGGCCGATATGGCACAGGAAGACGAGCTTGGGGGAGATGACGAGAGCGAGGTGACGTCCAGGTTGTCAACTGTTAATTCTTCATCGGTAAAGGTTGCTTCAACACCGGTTTTGTCGAGGGATCAAAGGGAGTATCTTCGGTTTAGCAATGTTCAAAGGAAAAAGGATTTTGCTTGCTTTGAGAGAATTAACATGAAGCTTGTTAATATTGTTGATGGGCTGGAGTTGCACACTGGTGTATTCAGTGCAGCAGAACAAAAGAGAATTGTCGATTTTGTTTATGAGCATGAGGAGATGGGGAAAAATGGAAAACTGAAAGGTCAGCCAATTTAGCTAATCATTATTCTAGAAAATATTTGCTATATCATCACGTACTCTTACTTTATGTACTTGACTATGCATTTTTAGATATTGTTAAGGGTTTTTGTTCCCACATCAGTGTTTTCATATATAAAATTTCATATATTTTACTTATATGGCATCAGTAATGGATATCCCAAAAATACGTGACATGACAGGTCATAAATTCTTGTCATTTTCTCCACGCTGGTTGTGGTTCCCTTATAGGTGGTATCTAGGTCAATTAAGTTGCAATGTTCCATCGTCACTAATTACAAAACATATGTTTGGTTATGTGGTAGCACCGTAGTAGTATATCATTTTAGGTAAGATTACTATTAAAAAACATATGTGACGTTTATGCTTGGATATGCTTGGATATGTGTTTTGTGTTTACTAGCTTTTAAAAAACAATGTGCATTTTCGGTGTTTTGATCTTAATTTTGCTTTTACATACTTGTCTCTAAAATGTGTCAGCTTAAGCTCCATTGTAAAATTAGGAATGTCCAACTTAAGGTTTTTTTAGTGCCCTTTTTTGTCTTGCACTCCGAGCCTCTCACCCCATAGTAAAGCTAATTCATCAATTTTTCATGGGCAAGTGAGTGGCTTAATAGTTTTAATCCCAAAATCTGAGGTTTTGTGTAGGATATTTGAGAAATATTAAAAATTGTGCTATTATTTGTTATATAAGTAATGAGATGTTTACATACATATCTTTTCTATGAGAATGATGCAATTTTTACACTAGGGACCAAGAGAAATAGCGAAAATTGGACAAGTTAACTTGTTCAAGAAGTATAAAGAGGTCATGGCTGCGCATAAGGTGTAATGCGTTGATATAGGAGAGGTGGCTAGGGTAGGAGCTATCACAGGGTAAAATTTGTACTCTATACTCTATAGTAAGACTATGCCAAGTTGGCAGTCTCGATTAAGAATAGAATACAGCTCACTTTTTTTTGTTGAAATCACATTATTTGTGCTCCTTTAGAGTTGGGAGTACTAATAACTCCATATATTGTTTAGTGAATTGAATTATTGTTATTGTAATGATGGCTCCAGCAGTGGTTAGTTTTTCCCATGATTTCAATTTTCATGTTcttatgtatgtatgtatgtgtgtatgtgtatattgATTTGTGGATGGCTGGGGGGGGGTGTTCACCATTAGCTGATGTCCTACATGTTTAAGCTCTATATTTCTGAGAAACTACAGAATTTTGCATGTTGCTATTCGGAGGGTTTAAGAGTTCAAAATTCAACGGCTTTACAGCTAGTATAGTGGAACTTTAAGGAAATATTATATTTCAATAAAGTGACAAATAGCATTATCATTATGCATCGAGAATTTTCAAAGACAAAGGGGGAGAAGGAAAAAAGAAGAGTTGAAGACAATGAAGGAATAGGTGACCGGGATGTAGTAATCTGTAATACTGTATCATACATGCTAAGACTTGTTTGCATAGGATACGTAACATGTGTGTTGATGAATATTTATTGTTAAAGAATATTTTAATGGAACACAAAAGCTTTGGCAGTAAACTTAACATTGTAATAGAACAAGAATTACTATGTACTTCTAAATTTACTGTATTGACCACATTCAAAATAATAGTAATAAATAGGTAAGTTTGTGCGCAACTGCTATCTTTAGCTAAATAATAAGAAACGTTGCTAGTCCTATAAAATCTTAAAACGGTGGCTCATTTGCATAATCATTTCGCCTTTATACTTTTTGTCAGGCACAATTAAATTTTAGATTCTGAGATCATATTGTATATGGTATACCTTTTTTTGCAGCACGCACTTATACTGCACCACAGAAGTGGATGAGGGGTAAGGGACGGGTGACAATCCAATTTGGTTGTTGTTATAATTATGCTCCTGTAAGTTTGTCCCACCGTCTTTCTTCTAGTGTCTGGATAATCCATACATCTATGTTTATGGAATATAACCCGGTTATGAAACATGTTATTATTGCTTCAAAGGATACCTTACAAATTGTGACCGATTGCAGGATAAGAAGGGTAACCCCCCAGGAATTCTTCAGGATGAACTTGTAGACCCAATTCCTCATCTTTTTAAAGTTATCATCCGACGGTTGGTCAAATGGCATGTTCTTCCTACAACATGTGTACCTGATAGCTGTATTGTCAATATATATGA
This sequence is a window from Apium graveolens cultivar Ventura chromosome 9, ASM990537v1, whole genome shotgun sequence. Protein-coding genes within it:
- the LOC141683791 gene encoding RNA demethylase ALKBH9B-like, whose translation is MTSSESERDELFLRKYNANDRRIASEFLSDWLPFLTSGLCDSCNVNLTQRVRSLRPADENDKNSVGSWKDGVNDATDTNSLGSWKDGENGCVEPAVDSGANGCSVSDSIGVSAPAASGGGRLSWADMAQEDELGGDDESEVTSRLSTVNSSSVKVASTPVLSRDQREYLRFSNVQRKKDFACFERINMKLVNIVDGLELHTGVFSAAEQKRIVDFVYEHEEMGKNGKLKARTYTAPQKWMRGKGRVTIQFGCCYNYAPDKKGNPPGILQDELVDPIPHLFKVIIRRLVKWHVLPTTCVPDSCIVNIYDKEDCIPPHIDNHDFLRPFCTVSFLSECNIVFGSNLKILGPGEFSGSFAIPLPVGSVLVLNGNGADVAKHCVPAVPTKRISITFRKMDESKWPVGYTPERDLQGLQPLSYEVDRSKHSNISKIKRPAIVQAARSENNRDRLKERGLFGRGPRREGPLNRRLT